The following proteins come from a genomic window of Musa acuminata AAA Group cultivar baxijiao chromosome BXJ1-7, Cavendish_Baxijiao_AAA, whole genome shotgun sequence:
- the LOC135678826 gene encoding receptor-like protein kinase HSL1, whose amino-acid sequence MRLLPPVTVVLAVVCFYGLQLACSLNQEGLYLLEARRGLVDRSDALSSWDARDATPCAWKGVTCSSADPPVVTAVNLSGLDLEGPFPSSLCRLPSLTFLSLSSNYINSSLTDADIAGCVALSDLDLSQNNLVGLLPDALAALPRLTHLVITGNNFSGAIPPSFGHFLRIETLSLVSNLLTSTIPSFLGNLTTLRELNLGYNPFDAGPIPESLGNLSSLTNFFLPGCNLVGEIPPSLGRLSRLTNLDLSTNHLHGSIPQFVTHLSSVVQIELYKNSLSGRVPAGLGKLPNLRRFDFSLNRLEGSLPDDIFDAPLLESVHLYSNQLSGGIPAGVARSKNLVDLRLFMNQLTGSVPPDLGKNSPLVNLDLSENLLSGEIPASICDRGALQQLLLIDNSFSGRLPDGLGRCRTLVRVRLSRNKLSGPVPSGLWGLPHVSLLDLNNNAFSGGISPVISSAANLSKLLIDDNQFSGSIPSEMGVLSKLYEFSAANNRLTGPLPASLGNLAELGQLSLHDNSLSGELLRGIQSWKKLSELNLANNGFTGGIPPELGSLPVLNYLDLSGNSLTGEIPIQLQNLKLNQFNLSNNELSGAIPPMFAREAYRSSFLGNPGLCGDIPGLCPVSGGSARGGHGFAWLLRAIFLLAGFVFIVGMAWFYWRYKQYKKAIDKSKWTLRSFHKLGFSEYEILDSLEEDSVIGSGASGKVYKVGLSNGETVAVKKLWGTSEKDVEHMDQVVDDAFEAEVATLGKIRHKNIVKLWCCCSHKDRKLLVYEYMPNGSLGDLLHSSKGGLLDWPTRLKIAMDAAEGLSYLHHDCVPPIVHRDVKSNNILLDGEFGAKVSDFGVAKAVEVIGKGPKSMSVIAGSCGYIAPEYAYTLRVNEKSDIYSFGVVILELVTGKLPVDPEYGEKDLVKWVSVAMEQKGVEQVIDPKLDTSHKEEISNVLDIGLLCASSLPINRPSMRRVVKMLREVSMQNKPKTPKKDGKLSPYYYEDPSNQGSTV is encoded by the exons ATGAGGCTGCTTCCACCGGTCACTGTTGTTCTTGCTGTTGTTTGCTTCTATGGCCTGCAGCTCGCCTGCTCGCTGAACCAAGAAGGACTATACCTGTTGGAGGCCAGGCGCGGCCTGGTCGACCGCTCCGACGCCCTCTCCAGCTGGGACGCCCGCGACGCGACCCCCTGCGCCTGGAAAGGCGTCACCTGCTCTTCCGCCGACCCACCCGTCGTCACCGCCGTCAACCTCAGCGGCCTCGACCTCGAGGGCCCCTTCCCTTCCTCCCTCTGCCGCCTTCCAAGCCTCACTTTCCTCTCCCTGTCATCGAACTACATCAACTCCTCCCTCACCGACGCCGACATCGCCGGCTGCGTCGCGCTGTCCGACCTCGACCTCTCGCAGAACAACCTCGTCGGCCTGCTTCCCGACGCCCTCGCGGCGCTGCCCCGCCTGACTCACCTCGTCATCACCGGCAACAACTTCTCCGGCGCCATTCCGCCCTCGTTTGGCCACTTCCTTCGCATCGAGACGCTGTCGCTGGTGTCCAATCTGCTCACCTCCACCATTCCTTCCTTCCTCGGCAATCTCACCACGCTCCGCGAGCTCAACCTGGGGTACAACCCCTTTGATGCTGGGCCGATACCGGAGTCACTCGGGAACCTATCCTCGCTGACGAACTTCTTCCTCCCCGGCTGCAACCTCGTCGGCGAGATACCGCCGTCGCTCGGCCGGCTCTCGCGGCTCACCAACCTGGACCTCTCCACCAACCACCTACATGGCAGCATCCCGCAGTTCGTCACCCATCTCTCGAGCGTCGTACAGATCGAGTTGTACAAAAACTCGCTCTCCGGCCGCGTCCCGGCTGGGCTCGGCAAGCTCCCCAACTTGCGCCGCTTCGACTTCTCCCTTAACCGACTCGAAGGGTCGCTTCCTGATGACATCTTCGACGCGCCGCTGCTTGAGAGCGTGCATCTCTACTCGAATCAGCTGAGTGGCGGCATCCCTGCCGGCGTCGCCCGCTCCAAGAACCTGGTTGATCTCCGGCTGTTCATGAACCAACTCACTGGCTCCGTCCCTCCAGATCTCGGCAAGAATTCTCCGTTGGTGAATCTCGATTTGTCGGAGAATTTGCTTTCTGGCGAGATCCCTGCGAGCATCTGTGACCGCGGCGCTTTGCAGCAGCTGCTCCTGATCGACAACTCCTTCTCTGGCAGGCTGCCCGACGGCCTTGGGAGGTGCCGGACTCTCGTCCGAGTCCGGCTCTCGCGCAACAAACTCAGCGGCCCGGTGCCGAGCGGGCTTTGGGGTCTGCCGCACGTTTCACTCCTTGATCTGAACAATAACGCCTTCTCCGGTGGGATCTCCCCGGTCATCTCGAGTGCCGCCAATCTCTCGAAGCTCCTCATCGACGACAACCAGTTCTCCGGCAGCATCCCATCAGAAATGGGAGTTTTGTCGAAGCTGTATGAATTCTCCGCCGCCAACAACCGGCTGACGGGGCCGCTCCCTGCGTCGCTCGGCAACTTAGCAGAGCTCGGCCAGCTCAGCCTCCATGACAATTCCCTCTCTGGCGAGCTGCTCCGTGGGATCCAGTCCTGGAAGAAGCTCAGCGAGCTCAATCTCGCCAACAATGGATTCACAGGTGGAATTCCTCCGGAGCTTGGCTCTCTCCCGGTACTCAACTACCTCGATCTTTCCGGCAACAGCCTCACTGGCGAGATCCCCATACAACTGCAGAACCTGAAGCTGAACCAGTTCAACTTATCCAATAACGAGCTCTCGGGTGCTATTCCGCCTATGTTCGCGAGGGAGGCCTACCGCAGTAGCTTCTTGGGCAATCCGGGCCTCTGTGGAGACATCCCTGGGCTATGCCCTGTCTCAGGAGGAAGTGCCAGGGGTGGCCATGGGTTCGCTTGGTTGCTTCGGGCGATCTTTCTGCTTGCCGGATTTGTCTTCATCGTTGGCATGGCGTGGTTCTACTGGAGGTACAAGCAATATAAGAAAGCCATTGATAAGTCGAAGTGGACGCTGAGGTCGTTCCACAAATTAGGATTCAGCGAGTATGAAATCCTGGACAGCCTCGAGGAAGACAGTGTGATCGGCAGCGGCGCCTCAGGAAAGGTCTACAAGGTCGGGCTCAGCAATGGAGAGACAGTTGCAGTGAAGAAGCTGTGGGGAACATCGGAGAAAGATGTTGAGCATATGGATCAGGTTGTAGATGATGCCTTTGAAGCAGAGGTAGCGACGTTGGGGAAGATTAGGCATAAGAATATCGTGAAGCTTTGGTGCTGTTGCAGTCACAAGGATCGTAAGCTTCTGGTTTATGAATATATGCCTAATGGCAGCTTGGGGGACTTGCTGCATAGCAGTAAAGGAGGGCTTCTGGACTGGCCTACGAGGCTCAAGATCGCCATGGATGCCGCAGAGGGTCTCTCTTATCTGCACCATGACTGTGTGCCACCGATCGTGCACAGAGATGTTAAGTCCAACAACATCCTCTTGGATGGAGAATTCGGGGCTAAGGTATCCGATTTCGGGGTTGCCAAAGCTGTCGAGGTGATCGGGAAGGGGCCTAAATCGATGTCGGTCATCGCAGGTTCTTGTGGATACATAGCCCCAG AGTATGCATACACTCTTCGGGTGAACGAGAAGAGCGACATATATAGCTTCGGAGTGGTAATTCTAGAGCTCGTAACAGGGAAGCTCCCCGTCGATCCTGAGTATGGAGAGAAAGACCTGGTGAAGTGGGTATCTGTCGCAATGGAACAGAAGGGCGTGGAGCAAGTGATCGACCCCAAGCTCGATACCTCCCACAAGGAGGAAATCAGCAATGTCCTCGACATCGGTCTTCTTTGTGCCAGCTCCCTCCCCATTAATCGTCCATCGATGAGAAGAGTAGTGAAGATGCTGCGAGAAGTAAGCATGCAAAACAAGCCCAAGACTCCGAAGAAGGATGGGAAGCTGTCTCCTTACTACTATGAAGACCCTTCTAATCAAGGGAGCACCGTATGA